A genomic region of Enterococcus sp. 12C11_DIV0727 contains the following coding sequences:
- the nrdR gene encoding transcriptional regulator NrdR, whose translation MRCPRCHHNNSRVIDSRQADDGRAIRRRRECENCNYRFTTFERIEAAPLLVIKKNGDREEFNREKILRGLIRSAEKRPVAMEQMEQIVDNVENRVRSLGENEVSTTLVGEYVMEDLVNLDEIAYIRFASVYRQFKDMSVFLKELQGIVDKAKSSNADTTNE comes from the coding sequence ATGCGTTGTCCAAGATGTCATCATAATAATTCTCGTGTAATTGATAGTCGTCAAGCTGACGATGGTCGTGCAATCCGTCGTCGTAGAGAGTGTGAAAATTGTAATTACCGTTTTACAACATTTGAACGGATTGAAGCGGCACCATTATTAGTCATTAAGAAAAACGGTGACCGAGAAGAATTTAATAGAGAGAAGATTTTACGCGGGTTGATTCGCTCAGCAGAAAAACGTCCAGTTGCCATGGAACAAATGGAACAAATCGTTGACAATGTTGAAAATCGTGTTCGTAGCTTAGGCGAGAATGAAGTTTCAACGACACTAGTCGGAGAATATGTAATGGAAGATTTAGTCAATCTAGATGAAATTGCCTATATTCGTTTTGCCAGCGTGTACCGTCAATTTAAAGATATGAGTGTATTCTTAAAAGAATTGCAAGGAATCGTTGATAAAGCAAAGTCTTCAAACGCTGATACAACCAATGAATAA
- a CDS encoding replication initiation and membrane attachment family protein has translation MKEKWKEVQPKSIFQATIAYPLSDQEQTVLTLLYQPLIGAKAFSLYLTLLSEVTETGVSESLFHAELITMLDMSIKEIQTARKKLEGIGLLGTFVKEDNELGTYFLYRLNHPETAERFFKDEVLSLTLLNSVGQRKMDKLFERFKPKFISLTGFEDISASFKDIYLFKEEQIIAQSGQLGKMEQAFTDPRPVKKPSAVNETFDWVYFVQGIENLGIKLPDNSAGFKEEVFIFHNLFGITELDMIEFCSKSFDYYTSKIDVKDFERAVYRTYDPDKKQKTSQFQTNDSVELSADDQQTYRYNSLKMNGFSTQDIQMIMDSEKNFPLNYLEALKNERGGYTTPQERSLVKYLVSKSGLPNSVINVLINYVYNIQKQPTLKADYVNRIANEWAQSGIFSPEKAIDHVRELAKKGKEQKQTRQRYGQNNRPIRQETLPDWVENPVEEQKLSKEEQARLDKEIQDFLSKGGGN, from the coding sequence TTGAAAGAGAAGTGGAAAGAAGTCCAGCCAAAAAGCATATTTCAAGCAACTATTGCTTATCCTTTGTCTGACCAAGAACAAACTGTTTTAACACTTTTATATCAACCGCTAATAGGGGCGAAAGCGTTTAGTTTATATTTGACTCTGTTATCAGAAGTTACAGAAACAGGTGTTAGTGAATCACTTTTTCATGCAGAGCTGATTACGATGTTGGACATGAGTATCAAAGAAATTCAAACTGCCAGAAAAAAATTAGAAGGTATTGGCTTATTAGGTACCTTTGTTAAAGAAGATAATGAACTAGGGACTTACTTTTTATATCGTTTAAATCATCCTGAAACGGCTGAACGTTTCTTTAAAGACGAAGTGTTGTCACTGACTCTTTTAAACAGTGTTGGACAAAGAAAGATGGATAAATTATTTGAACGATTCAAACCAAAATTTATTAGTTTGACGGGTTTTGAAGATATTTCAGCTAGTTTTAAAGATATCTATCTGTTCAAAGAGGAGCAAATCATTGCACAAAGTGGTCAGCTAGGTAAGATGGAGCAAGCGTTCACTGATCCAAGACCTGTGAAAAAACCAAGTGCAGTCAATGAAACCTTTGATTGGGTCTATTTTGTTCAAGGAATTGAAAATTTAGGAATCAAACTTCCTGATAATAGTGCTGGTTTTAAGGAAGAGGTATTTATCTTCCACAATTTATTTGGAATCACAGAATTAGATATGATCGAGTTTTGTTCTAAATCATTTGATTATTATACGAGTAAGATCGACGTCAAAGACTTTGAACGAGCGGTGTATCGTACTTATGATCCGGATAAAAAACAAAAGACCAGCCAATTCCAAACCAATGATTCAGTGGAACTATCTGCCGACGATCAGCAAACATATCGTTACAACTCATTAAAAATGAATGGTTTTTCAACACAAGATATTCAAATGATCATGGATAGTGAGAAGAATTTTCCGCTGAATTATTTAGAAGCCTTAAAAAACGAACGAGGTGGTTACACTACGCCACAAGAGCGTTCTTTAGTTAAATACTTAGTGAGTAAATCCGGACTGCCAAACAGTGTGATCAATGTCTTGATCAATTATGTTTATAATATTCAAAAACAACCAACACTAAAAGCGGACTATGTTAATCGAATCGCCAATGAATGGGCACAAAGTGGTATTTTTTCCCCTGAAAAGGCGATTGATCATGTGCGTGAGTTAGCCAAAAAAGGCAAAGAACAAAAACAAACGAGACAGCGCTACGGACAAAACAACCGTCCAATTCGTCAGGAAACACTACCAGATTGGGTAGAAAATCCGGTTGAAGAGCAAAAGCTATCGAAGGAAGAACAAGCACGATTAGATAAAGAAATTCAAGATTTTCTGAGTAAAGGAGGCGGCAACTAA
- the mutM gene encoding DNA-formamidopyrimidine glycosylase — translation MPELPEVETVRKGLEKLVVDKTIEEVTILWPRIIESPETDIFAQQLIGQTIEKMERRGKFLIFKLTNYDMISHLRMEGKYEIHKPEEERTKHTHVIFTFTDGTELRYLDVRKFGRMVLVPKNQGEHYKGILALGPEPIPTQFKLKEFRVGLKKHHKAIKPLLLDQRLVTGLGNIYVDEALWEASIHPEQPADSLKPKEVEGLYYAIIDVLGRAVEAGGTTIRSYLNALGEAGTFQISLNVYGQTEKPCPRCATPIKKIKVAQRGTHFCPKCQTLKVRN, via the coding sequence ATGCCTGAATTACCAGAAGTTGAAACCGTCAGAAAAGGGTTGGAAAAGTTAGTTGTCGACAAAACAATCGAAGAAGTCACGATATTATGGCCGAGAATCATTGAATCACCTGAAACAGATATTTTTGCGCAACAGTTGATTGGTCAAACAATCGAAAAAATGGAACGACGTGGCAAATTTTTGATTTTCAAATTAACGAATTACGATATGATTTCTCATCTGCGGATGGAAGGAAAATATGAAATTCATAAGCCAGAAGAAGAGCGAACAAAACATACTCACGTGATTTTCACGTTTACCGATGGAACTGAACTCCGTTATCTTGATGTTCGGAAATTTGGTCGTATGGTTTTAGTGCCTAAAAATCAAGGTGAACATTATAAAGGTATCTTGGCTTTAGGTCCTGAACCAATTCCTACTCAATTCAAATTAAAGGAATTTCGAGTTGGGTTAAAAAAACATCATAAAGCCATCAAACCGTTATTATTAGATCAACGACTAGTTACTGGTTTAGGGAATATTTATGTAGATGAGGCTTTGTGGGAAGCGAGTATTCATCCAGAACAACCCGCTGATTCATTAAAACCTAAAGAGGTTGAAGGGCTGTATTATGCAATCATCGATGTCCTAGGCCGAGCGGTTGAAGCTGGCGGAACAACAATCCGTAGCTACTTAAATGCGCTAGGTGAAGCAGGAACCTTCCAAATTTCACTAAATGTTTATGGCCAAACGGAGAAACCATGTCCACGATGTGCTACACCAATCAAAAAAATCAAAGTTGCGCAACGAGGAACTCATTTTTGTCCGAAGTGTCAAACCTTAAAAGTGAGGAACTAA
- a CDS encoding MarR family winged helix-turn-helix transcriptional regulator, which produces MDKKSRRLEEQLCFSLQSVSKQFNRMYAKALKPFNLTYPQYLVLLVLWEYSDQRISDIGEKLELDTGTLTPMLKRMEKNGYLNRDRLPDDERIVIISLTEKAIQLETEIYDQVEGCLTQLDFSETNYFSLIKQINTLSKQVSDITQLK; this is translated from the coding sequence GTGGATAAAAAAAGTAGAAGACTAGAAGAACAACTATGTTTTTCTTTACAAAGTGTCTCCAAACAATTTAATAGAATGTATGCCAAAGCATTAAAACCATTTAATTTAACGTATCCCCAATATTTAGTGTTGCTTGTTCTTTGGGAATATTCAGATCAACGGATCTCGGATATCGGTGAAAAACTTGAATTAGATACAGGAACATTGACACCTATGCTGAAAAGAATGGAGAAAAATGGTTACCTCAATCGTGACAGATTACCAGATGATGAACGAATTGTGATTATTTCCCTTACAGAAAAGGCAATTCAGCTGGAAACAGAGATTTATGACCAAGTGGAAGGCTGTTTGACTCAGTTAGATTTTAGTGAAACAAACTATTTTTCCTTAATCAAACAAATCAATACTTTAAGTAAACAGGTAAGTGATATTACTCAGTTAAAATAA
- the clpB gene encoding ATP-dependent chaperone ClpB, with translation MNIEKMTTTLQEAIAEAQQVAVTRHHQEIDIAHLWKIFIQPNHFGRNFYTDAGVDVEAFEREIDQAIDEYPSIQGSNIQYGQSMSQNLFNLLGEADKLRESFQDEFLATEIVILALMKLKNYRLTKYLTSQGITEKELRKNIEDMRGGDRVTSQNQEEQYKALEKYGVDLVQQVKSGNQDPIIGRDEEIRDVVRILSRKTKNNPVLIGEPGVGKTAIVEGLAQRIVRKDVPENLKDKTIFSLDMGALIAGAKFRGEFEERLKAVLKEVKKSEGRIILFIDEIHNIVGAGKTEGSMDAGNLLKPMLARGELHLIGATTLDEYRQYMEKDKALERRFQKVLVKEPTVEDTISILRGLKERFEIHHSVNIHDNALVAAATLSDRYITDRFLPDKAIDLVDEASATIRVEMNSMPTELDQVTRRLMQLEIEEAALKKESDDASKKRLNALQEELADLREEANAMKMQWETEKEEVNAVSNKRGEIDKAKHELEDAENNYDLERAAVLRHGTIPQLEEELKQLEAKNDKENVRMVQEAVTENEIAQVVGRLTGIPVTKLVEGEREKLMKLNETLHKRVIGQDEAVDAVSDAVIRSRAGLQDPDRPLGSFLFLGPTGVGKTELAKALAEDLFDSEEHMVRIDMSEYMEKHSVSRLVGAPPGYIGYEEGGQLTEAVRRNPYTIVLLDEIEKAHPDVFNILLQVLDDGRLTDSKGRVVDFKNTVLIMTSNIGSQLLLEGVTPEGTIPEAVEEQVMTILRGHFKPEFLNRIDDTILFTPLCLDNVKGIIGKMTAQLARRLERQEIELVVSDEAKTWIAESGYDPAYGARPLKRFITKEVETPLAKEIVSGRVLPKTKVTITLLNGQLVFKNETITE, from the coding sequence ATGAATATCGAAAAAATGACTACAACTTTACAAGAGGCCATTGCTGAAGCACAACAGGTCGCAGTAACTCGCCACCATCAGGAAATCGATATTGCTCATCTATGGAAGATTTTTATACAGCCGAATCATTTTGGTCGTAATTTTTATACAGATGCTGGTGTTGACGTCGAGGCTTTTGAGCGAGAAATCGATCAGGCAATCGATGAGTACCCTAGTATTCAAGGGAGCAATATCCAATATGGACAAAGTATGAGTCAAAATCTATTTAACTTATTAGGTGAAGCAGATAAGTTGAGAGAATCATTTCAAGATGAATTTCTAGCGACTGAAATCGTGATTTTAGCGTTGATGAAATTGAAAAATTATCGCTTGACCAAGTATTTGACTAGTCAAGGAATCACAGAAAAAGAATTACGTAAAAATATCGAAGACATGAGAGGAGGAGATCGTGTGACTTCTCAAAATCAAGAAGAACAATACAAAGCATTAGAAAAATATGGTGTAGATTTGGTACAGCAGGTAAAAAGCGGCAATCAAGATCCGATCATTGGTCGTGATGAAGAAATCCGTGATGTTGTTCGAATTCTTTCACGAAAAACAAAAAATAACCCTGTTTTGATCGGCGAACCTGGTGTTGGTAAAACAGCTATCGTTGAAGGATTAGCCCAAAGAATCGTGCGAAAAGATGTACCGGAAAACTTAAAGGATAAGACGATCTTTTCGTTAGATATGGGAGCGTTGATCGCTGGCGCCAAATTCCGTGGCGAATTTGAAGAACGTTTAAAAGCTGTTTTAAAAGAGGTCAAAAAGAGTGAAGGGCGTATCATTTTATTCATTGATGAAATCCATAATATCGTTGGAGCAGGAAAAACAGAAGGTAGTATGGATGCGGGTAACTTATTGAAACCTATGTTGGCTCGTGGTGAATTACATTTGATCGGCGCAACAACATTAGATGAATATCGTCAATATATGGAAAAAGATAAAGCGTTAGAACGCCGTTTCCAAAAAGTTTTGGTAAAAGAGCCGACTGTTGAAGATACGATCAGTATTTTGCGTGGGTTAAAAGAACGTTTTGAAATCCATCATAGTGTCAACATCCATGACAATGCTTTAGTTGCTGCAGCAACGTTATCTGACCGTTATATCACGGATCGTTTTTTACCAGATAAAGCCATTGACTTAGTTGATGAAGCAAGTGCTACGATTCGTGTGGAAATGAATTCAATGCCAACAGAACTTGATCAAGTAACGCGTCGTTTAATGCAATTAGAAATCGAAGAAGCTGCCTTGAAAAAAGAATCTGATGATGCTAGTAAAAAACGTCTAAACGCATTGCAAGAAGAACTGGCTGATCTTCGTGAAGAAGCAAATGCCATGAAGATGCAATGGGAGACTGAAAAAGAAGAGGTCAATGCCGTTAGCAATAAACGAGGTGAAATCGATAAAGCAAAACATGAGTTAGAAGACGCTGAAAACAATTATGATTTAGAACGAGCAGCTGTCCTTCGTCATGGTACAATTCCTCAATTAGAAGAGGAATTAAAACAACTTGAAGCAAAAAATGACAAAGAAAATGTCCGTATGGTGCAAGAAGCCGTGACTGAAAATGAAATTGCTCAAGTAGTTGGTCGTTTAACCGGAATCCCTGTAACGAAACTGGTTGAAGGGGAACGAGAAAAACTAATGAAATTGAACGAGACTTTACACAAACGTGTGATTGGTCAAGATGAAGCGGTCGATGCTGTTAGTGATGCTGTGATTCGTTCTCGTGCTGGGTTACAAGATCCAGATCGTCCTTTGGGATCCTTCCTATTCTTAGGACCAACTGGTGTTGGTAAGACAGAACTTGCTAAAGCGTTAGCAGAAGATCTATTTGATTCAGAAGAGCATATGGTGCGGATCGATATGAGTGAGTATATGGAAAAACATAGTGTCTCTCGTTTAGTCGGCGCACCTCCAGGCTACATCGGTTATGAAGAAGGTGGGCAATTGACAGAGGCCGTTCGTCGTAATCCTTATACCATCGTGTTGCTAGATGAAATTGAAAAAGCGCATCCTGACGTATTTAACATTTTACTCCAAGTGTTAGATGATGGTCGTTTGACAGATTCTAAAGGGCGTGTGGTTGATTTCAAAAATACTGTATTGATCATGACTAGTAATATTGGTTCTCAACTGTTGCTTGAAGGGGTTACACCAGAAGGCACGATTCCAGAAGCAGTTGAAGAGCAAGTAATGACTATTTTACGCGGTCATTTCAAACCAGAGTTCTTAAATAGAATTGATGACACGATATTGTTCACGCCACTATGCTTGGATAATGTCAAAGGAATCATTGGCAAGATGACGGCTCAACTAGCTCGACGCTTAGAACGGCAAGAAATCGAATTAGTGGTTTCTGATGAAGCGAAAACTTGGATTGCAGAAAGTGGCTATGATCCAGCTTATGGTGCTCGTCCGCTGAAACGTTTTATTACTAAAGAAGTAGAGACTCCCTTAGCGAAAGAAATCGTGTCAGGACGTGTATTACCGAAAACAAAAGTAACAATCACGTTATTAAATGGACAATTAGTATTTAAAAATGAGACGATAACAGAGTAA
- the dnaI gene encoding primosomal protein DnaI — MEDVGKEMSKIIQNRDMNERYNELVDVVLKDTDVQEFIQEHRERLTDDDIRKSYSKLYEFVQEKRKYQLNDPSMIAPGYEPKLTLNFHYIDVTYVPTEALIAKQKEDEIRKRVRAMDMPKDVREASLSRFDTASQGRAQAMAETMKFLNEYTSEPKEFHKGLYLQGTFGVGKSFLLGAIANSLAERGFVTTIVHFPTFTVEMKQAIGKDMVGPKLDAVKKSPVLMIDDLGAESMTSWIRDDVLSVILQYRMQEQLVTFFSSNLDLKELEKHLSVTQRGEQEPLKARRIMERIRYLAQEITMSGNDRRNG; from the coding sequence ATGGAAGACGTAGGAAAAGAAATGTCAAAAATCATTCAAAACAGAGATATGAACGAACGCTATAATGAACTGGTCGATGTTGTATTAAAAGATACGGATGTCCAAGAATTTATTCAAGAACATCGTGAGCGATTGACGGATGATGACATCCGTAAAAGCTATTCGAAACTGTATGAGTTTGTACAAGAAAAACGTAAATATCAATTGAATGATCCATCAATGATCGCTCCTGGCTATGAGCCGAAATTAACCTTGAATTTTCACTATATCGATGTTACTTATGTACCAACTGAAGCGTTGATTGCCAAGCAAAAAGAAGATGAGATTCGTAAAAGAGTTCGCGCGATGGATATGCCTAAAGATGTACGAGAAGCTAGTTTAAGCCGTTTTGATACAGCCTCTCAAGGTCGAGCGCAGGCGATGGCTGAAACAATGAAATTTTTGAACGAATATACTTCTGAACCAAAAGAATTTCACAAAGGACTATATCTTCAAGGAACATTCGGCGTAGGAAAATCATTTCTATTAGGTGCCATTGCAAATAGTTTAGCGGAACGAGGATTTGTGACGACTATTGTGCATTTCCCAACCTTTACAGTTGAAATGAAACAAGCAATCGGTAAGGATATGGTTGGACCCAAGCTAGATGCTGTTAAAAAATCACCAGTGTTGATGATTGATGATCTAGGCGCAGAATCAATGACATCCTGGATTCGTGACGATGTTTTAAGTGTTATTTTACAATATCGCATGCAAGAGCAATTAGTGACTTTTTTCTCTTCTAATCTTGATTTAAAAGAGTTAGAAAAACATCTATCTGTCACGCAACGTGGGGAACAAGAACCTTTGAAGGCCCGCCGAATCATGGAACGAATTCGTTATTTAGCACAAGAAATCACGATGTCAGGAAATGATCGAAGAAATGGTTAG
- a CDS encoding organic hydroperoxide resistance protein produces MKKIYSTTIINTGGREGEVFSPDKSFSYQVTSPGPHQENKTNPEQLFAAAYSSCFNSALELVMAQKKITSKSTVKATVSLFSDEQSGFQVGVVLSVKIDDVDRETAEELVKAAHEVCPYSKATRGNISVELEVE; encoded by the coding sequence ATGAAAAAAATCTATTCAACAACCATTATCAATACTGGCGGAAGAGAAGGGGAAGTATTTTCACCTGATAAATCATTTAGTTATCAAGTAACCTCTCCTGGACCTCATCAAGAAAATAAAACAAATCCAGAACAATTATTTGCCGCAGCATACAGTTCTTGTTTCAATAGTGCGTTGGAACTTGTTATGGCACAAAAAAAGATTACGTCTAAAAGTACTGTAAAAGCAACTGTTTCTCTATTTAGCGATGAACAATCTGGTTTCCAAGTAGGGGTTGTCTTATCTGTGAAAATCGATGATGTCGATCGTGAAACAGCAGAAGAATTAGTCAAAGCAGCTCATGAAGTATGCCCTTATTCAAAAGCGACAAGAGGCAATATTTCAGTAGAGTTAGAAGTAGAATAG
- the coaE gene encoding dephospho-CoA kinase (Dephospho-CoA kinase (CoaE) performs the final step in coenzyme A biosynthesis.), whose amino-acid sequence MTMILGLTGGIATGKSTVVKVFKELGFPVVDADVIAREVVEVGRPGLAKIVSTFGTEMLQPDRSLDRKKLGALVFSDEEKRQKLNALLSPFLREAILSQIEKKKDQASLVVVDIPLLYEGGYENDMDQVAVVYVPETIQLDRLMERDHLTEQEAWQRINSQLSIEQKKQKADIVFDNQKTIQETKKLVENWVLNNHF is encoded by the coding sequence ATGACTATGATATTAGGACTAACTGGTGGGATTGCTACAGGGAAAAGTACCGTTGTAAAGGTTTTTAAAGAACTGGGGTTTCCAGTTGTTGATGCTGATGTGATTGCTCGAGAGGTTGTTGAAGTGGGGAGGCCAGGGTTAGCTAAAATTGTGTCTACGTTTGGAACAGAAATGTTGCAGCCAGATCGTTCATTGGACCGTAAAAAATTAGGAGCGCTCGTTTTTTCAGACGAAGAAAAAAGACAAAAACTAAATGCATTACTCTCTCCTTTTTTAAGAGAAGCAATCTTATCGCAAATTGAAAAGAAAAAAGACCAAGCGTCATTAGTCGTTGTTGATATTCCCTTGCTTTATGAGGGCGGATATGAAAATGACATGGACCAAGTAGCGGTTGTCTATGTTCCAGAAACGATTCAACTGGATCGTCTGATGGAAAGAGATCATCTGACGGAACAAGAAGCGTGGCAACGAATAAATAGTCAATTATCGATCGAACAGAAAAAGCAAAAAGCAGATATCGTATTTGATAATCAAAAAACGATCCAAGAAACTAAGAAATTGGTGGAAAATTGGGTGTTAAACAATCATTTTTAG